One Mycteria americana isolate JAX WOST 10 ecotype Jacksonville Zoo and Gardens chromosome 21, USCA_MyAme_1.0, whole genome shotgun sequence genomic region harbors:
- the COL16A1 gene encoding collagen alpha-1(XVI) chain isoform X4 — MPGCWGLRRVLGLGVEQMGDPAVDGGHTDPQNLPKPWPNRQPRWPRAAAAGTMRGLWALALVGLISACEGKELPPAEGEPCPQLWDEDLVGDKYKNITGFNLIKRFDLLKISSIKKVRNPRGPVVLRLGAVPLVQPTQQVFPHGLPPAFTLVLTLLLKKNSTGEHWYLFQVTDRQGYPQLSLAVHGPEKSLEFQARAPGATFVSAVFAGKAVASLFDGRWHKVAVAVQSRAISVHLDCTSISSKPLGPRRALAPEGNAFLGLDAVRGTPVRFDIQQAQIYCDAELARQEGCCEISASGCLVEAPKTRRQAELMQSSNLIEISPQPEGRVYTRCFCLEEPLGAEPARTSGRTGLKGDHGEKCPPCSPQTASANVTLGPLGPKGGKGERGLPGTAGSKGEKGDRGADCVRTHPGGPVQCAEGPRGEKGQHGEVGLPGAAGADGQKGQKGEKGDGGLQGKPGRPGRDGRPGEICVVGPKGQKGDPGLVGPEGLAGEPGPPGKPGSPGIGFPGKPGDPGGPPGPKGEKGSSGAPGPGGSPGTPGPPGVLGPKGDKGEPCEVCPTVSEGMLGATGLPGKPGPRGAPGAPGKDGVSDRPGPMGPKGDRGDPGIHGIKGEKGDSCLSCDARVLAALLRGPAEGLEGEPAPLQPGLPGEAELPGLAGIKGEKGDGGQEGPTGRPGLPGDKGDPGVRGLKGEKGEPCGQCSPTPQALEGAATVLAVPGPPGERGQGGPPGKAGRPGDAGQKGQKGDAGSPGDPGTPGTAGLPGLSGEPGIRGPAGPKGEKGDACEPSPAPRGDFSDVASVPGKPGAKGDQGPPGIGQPGRPGKPGLPGVQGPAGLKGLQGEPGPRGIGQPGPQGEPGSTGPPGTPGPPGPQGPPGMAAEKGAKGSPGPKGAVGPPGPPGTSVTGPPGPEGQRGLPGVPGSGGQPGEKGAQGEKGDPGECACLPGSRQDPSYAGMPGAPGLWTGMSWQPQPGPQGPPGAPGPPGPPGAPGRQGMPGHNGLPGLPGPAGDLGPLAVMAERNIKVLKTLCGDCVQLQAAFEAPSGIKGEKEDGGMPGAPGSEGCARCFAQFPRAEEARGDSPDLDCAGDPGLPGAPGIPGERGEQGSPGLRGPPGPPGPIGLQGERGPAGLAGAKGEPGPPGQPGYPGATGPPGLPGIKGERGYVGPPGEKGELGPPGLDGLPGPTGPAGPRGERGLPGSAGEKGDQGFQGQPGFPGPPGPPGFPGKVGPAGPPGPTAEKGSEGMRGPTGMPGPPGPPGPPGIQGPPGLEGLDGKDGKPGLRGDPGPPGPPGMMGPPGFKGKTGHPGLPGPKGDCGKPGPPGSTGRPGAEGDPGPMGPQGRQGPPGLIGPPGTPGQPGPAGLAGVGLKGERGSVGERGLPGMPGEPGPPGHPGPPGEQGPDGPIGKEGPPGKPGIAGPAGQKGEAGSPGERGYPGEKGRAGMPGGPGKSGSMGLVGPRGPAGERGPPGSPGPAGSPGLPGPPGMMGDVVNYDEIKRFIQQELSKMFDERMAYYTSRMHFPVEMVASPGRPGPPGKDGLPGRPGPPGSPGMPGQIGREGRQGVPGMRGEPGAKGEKGEKGVGVMGDSGPPGPPGPQGPPGYGKMGPPGPVGQQGIPGIPGPPGATGQPGKTGHCSPAECLGAVPLEQPLFQPKNVKGPFG, encoded by the exons ATGCCGGGATGCTGGGGCTTGCGCCGTGTGCTTGGGCTGGGTGTAGAGCAGATGGGGGATCCAGCAGTGGATGGGGGCCACACTGACCCCCAAAACCTGCCCAAGCCGTGGCCGAACAG GCAGCCACGTTGGCCCCGAGCCGCTGCCGCAGGCACCATGAGGGGTCTCTGGGCCCTCGCGCTCGTGGGGCTCATCAGTGCCTGCGAGGGGAAGGAGCTGCCGCCGGCAGAAG GGGAGCCGTGCCCGCAGCTCTGGGACGAGGATCTGGTCGGGGACAAGTATAAGAACATAACGG GTTTTAACCTGATTAAAAGGTTCGACCTGCTGAAGATCTCCTCCATCAAGAAAGTCCGCAACCCGAGGGGGCCGGTGGTGCTGCGGCTGGGCGCCGTGCCGCTGGTCCAGCCCACGCA GCAGGTGTTTCCCCACGGGCTGCCTCCCGCTTTCACCCTCGTCCTCACCTTGCTGCTGAAGAAGAACAGCACCGGGGAGCACTGGTACCTCTTCCAGGTCACCGACCGGCAGGGCTACCCCCAG CTCTCCCTGGCCGTGCACGGCCCCGAGAAGAGCCTGGAGTTTCAGGCCAGGGCGCCGGGGGCCACGTTCGTCAGCGCCGTCTTCGCGGGGAAGGCTGTGGCGTCCCTCTTCGACGGGCGGTGGCACAAGGTGGCGGTGGCCGTGCAGAGCCGTGCCATCTCCGTCCACCTCGACTGCACCTCCATCTCCTCCAAGCCGCTGGGACCCCGACGGGCACTGGCCCCGGAGGGCAACGCCTTCCTGGGGCTGGATGCCGTGCGCGGCACCCCGGTCCGG TTTGACATCCAGCAAGCCCAGATCTACTGCGACGCCGAgctggccaggcaggaggggTGCTGTGAGATCTCGGCCAGCGGG TGCCTTGTGGAAGCGCCCAAGACCCGTCGGCAAGCAGAGCTGATGCAGAGCAGCAACCTCATCGAGATCTCGCCGCAGCCCGAGGGCCGGGTGTACACCCGCTGCTTCTGCCTGGAGGAGCCGCTGGGCGCG GAGCCGGCGAGGACCTCGGGGAGGACTGGCCTGAAGGGAGATCACGGGGAGAAG TGCCCGCCCTGCTCGCCGCAGACGGCTTCGGCGAAC GTCACGCTCGGTCCCCTGGGTCCAAAG GGCGGGAAGGGCGAGCGTGGGCTGCCCGGCACCGCTGGCAGCAAGGGGGAGAAAGGCGACCGT GGTGCTGACTGCGTGCGCACCCACCCCGGTGGCCCTGTGCAG tgtGCCGAGGGGCCGCGGGGCGAGAAGGGGCAGCACGGAGAGGTG gggctccccggggcagccggcgCTGACGGGCAGAAG GGTCAGAAGGGTGAGAAGGGCGACGGGGGACTGCAGGGCAAGCCGGGGCGCCCGGGGCGCGAT GGCCGGCCCGGAGAGATTTGCGTGGTGGGCCCCAAGGGCCAGAAG GGTGACCCTGGCCTCGTGGGACCCGAGGGGCTGGCCGGCGAGCCGGGGCCCCCGGGGAAGCCAGGCTCTCCGGGGATCGGCTTTCCAGGGAAGCCG GGCGACCCTGGTGGCCCCCCGGGTCCGAAGGGGGAAAAG GGCAGCTCGGGAGCTCCTGGACCCGGAGGATCGCCTGGGACGCCC ggaccccccggcGTCCTGGGGCCGAAAGGAGACAAG GGCGAGCCGTGCGAGGTCTGTCCCACTGTCTCCGAGGGGATGCTCGGTGCCACCGGGCTGCCCGGCAAGCCGGGACCCAGGGGAGCGCCCGGAGCACCCGGCAAGGACGGGGTCTCG gacagACCCGGCCCCATGGGACCCAAAGGGGACAGG GGAGATCCCGGCATCCACGGGATAAAAGGGGAGAAG GGGGACTCCTGCCTGTCCTGCGATGCCCGCGTCCTCGCCGCGCTGCTGCGGGGTCCCGCCGAGGGGCTCGAGGGTGAGCCGGCACcgctgcagccggggctgccg GGCGAAGCGGAGCTCCCCGGGCTGGCCGGCATCAAGGGCGAGAAG GGGGATGGCGGCCAGGAGGGACCCACGGGCAGACCG GGGCTCCCGGGAGACAAAGGCGATCCAGGAGTGCGGGGGCTCAAAGGAGAGAAG GGCGAGCCGTGCGGGCAGTGCTCTCCCACGCCACAGGCCCTCGAAGGGGCAGCCACGGTGCTGGCCGTGCCTGGACCGCCGGGGGAGAGGGGCCAGGGCGGCCCCCCGGGCAAAGCG GGCAGACCTGGTGACGCTGGCCAGAAGGGACAgaag GGGGAcgcaggcagccccggggacccaggcaccccggGCACGGCCGGTCTCCCGGGGCTGTCGGGTGAGCCCGGAATCAGGGGTCCGGCTGGCCCCAAAGGCGAGAAG GGAGACGCCTGCGAGCCCAGTCCCGCTCCGCGTGGGGACTTCTCGGATGTGGCCAGCGTCCCGGGAAAACCCGGGGCCAAAGGCGACCAGGGCCCCCCGGGCATCGGCCAGCCGGGCAGACCT GGGAAGCCGGGACTGCCGGGGGTTCAGGGTCCTGCCGGGCTGAAGGGGCTGCAG GGCGAGCCGGGACCGCGGGGGATCGGCCAGCCAGGACCGCAG GGAGAGCCCGGGAGCACCGGACCCCCCGGGACACCC ggcccccccggaccccagggacccccggggatGGCAGCAGAGAAAGGTGCCAAG GGATCTCCGGGGCCCAAAGGTGCTGTGGGACCCCCTGGGCCACCGGGAACCAGTGTCACAGGGCCACCG GGCCCTGAAGGGcagcgggggctccccggggtgcccgggTCCGGCGGGCAGCCG GGGGAGAAGGGTGCCCAGGGCGAGAAG GGAGACCCCGGGGAGTGCGCCTGTCTGCCCGGCTCCCGCCAGGACCCCAGCTACGCCGGGATGCCG ggagccccaggacTGTGGACCGGGATGTCCTGGCAGCCGCAGCCGGGCCCGCAG GGTCCCCCCGGagctcccggcccccccggcccccccggtgccccaGGCCGCCAG GGGATGCCAGGACACAACGGTTTACCGGGACTGCCTGGACCGGCCGGAGACCTG GGGCCGCTGGCCGTCATGGCCGAGAGGAACATCAAGGTGCTGAAG ACCCTCTGCGGGGACTGCgtccagctgcaggcagccttcgAAGCACCCAGCGGCATCAAGGGGGAGAAGGAGGACGGGGGCATGCCGGGAGCCCCCGGCAGCGAGGGCTGCGCCCGC TGCTTTGCCCAGTTTCCGAGAGCGGAGGAGGCTCGG GGTGACAGCCCTGACCTGGACTGCGCGGGTGACCCTGGGCTGCCCGGTGCCCCGGGCATCCCCGGCGAGAGAGGCGAGCAG GGCTCACCAGGActgcggggacccccggggccacCCGGGCCCATC GGTCTCCAGGGGGAACGCGGCCCCGCTGGGCTTGCCGGAGCCAAAGGGGAGCCG gGCCCTCCAGGGCAGCCCGGCTACCCCGGTGCGACGGGTCCCCCCGGCCTTCCC ggcATCAAAGGCGAGCGAGGCTACGTGGGTCCCCCCGGGGAGAAGGGGGAACTG ggacccccaggtTTGGACGGCCTCCCCGGTCCCACGGGACCAGCG gggCCGAGGGGCGAGCGCGGGCTCCCGGGCAGCGCTGGCGAGAAGGGCGACCAG GGTTTCCAGGGCCAGCCCGGCTTCCCGGGGCCACCG GGGCCCCCCGGCTTCCCGGGGAAGGTCGGTCCGGCCGGGCCACCGGGGCCCACAGCTGAGAAG GGCAGCGAGGGCATGCGTGGACCCACGGGGATGCCAGGGCCCCCCGGACCTCCCGGGCCCCCGGGCATCCAG GGCCCCCCTGGCTTAGAAGGACTGGATGGCAAGGATGGCAAGCCAGGGCTGCGG ggTGACCCCGGCCCCCCTGGGCCACCAGGGATGATGGGTCCTCCG ggCTTCAAGGGGAAGACGGGGCACCCAGGTCTCCCGGGACCAAAG GGTGACTGCGGCAAACCCGGCCCCCCGGGGAGCACGGGCCGGCCGGGAGCAGAG GGTGACCCCGGACCCATGGGACCCCAAGGccggcagggacccccagggctcATC ggcccccctgGCACCCCGGGGCAGCCGGGTCCCGCTGGCCTCGCCGGAGTG GGGCTGAAGGGTGAGCGGGGCTCTGTGGGGGAGCGAGGTCTGCCAGGGATGCCAGGAGAGCCGGGACCCCCAGGCCACCCGGGACCACCG GGGGAGCAGGGACCAGATGGACCCATCGGTAAAGAG GGCCCCCCTGGAAAACCTGGCATCGCCGGACCGGCTGGCCAGAAG GGCGAAGCTGGATCCCCCGGCGAGAGAGGCTACCCCGGGGAGAAGGGCAGAGCCGGCatgcccggggggccggggaagAGTGGCTCCATGGGCCTCGTGGGACCACGGGGGCCCGCAGGAGAGAGGGGCCCCCCCGGCTCGCCGGGAcctgcgggcagccccgggctgccgggacccccggggaTGATG GGAGACGTGGTGAATTACGACGAGATCAAGAGGTTCatccagcaggagctgagcaagaTGTTTGACG AGCGCATGGCATACTACACCTCCCGGATGCACTTCCCGGTGGAGATGGTGGCATCCCCAGGGAGACCCGGTCCCCCAGGGAAGGACGGGCTCCCCGGccggccgggaccccccggctccCCAGGGATGCCGGGGCAGATCGGCAGAGAGGGGCGGCAGGGCGTGCCAGGCATGCGGG GTGAGCCGGGCGCcaaaggagagaaaggggagaaaggtgtgggggtgatgggggacagcggccccccgggacccccag GTCCCCAAGGGCCACCAGGCTACGGGAAGATGGGCCCCCCGGGCCCCGTGGGACAGCAGGGCATCCCCGGCATCCCCGGCCCCCCGGGTGCCACGGGGCAGCCGGGCAAGACGGGGCACTGCAGCCCGGCGGAGTGCCTGGGGGCCGTGCCCCTGGAGCAGCCCCTCTTCCAGCCCAAAAACGTCAAGGGTCCCTTCGGCTGA
- the COL16A1 gene encoding collagen alpha-1(XVI) chain isoform X5, which produces MPGCWGLRRVLGLGVEQMGDPAVDGGHTDPQNLPKPWPNRQPRWPRAAAAGTMRGLWALALVGLISACEGKELPPAEGEPCPQLWDEDLVGDKYKNITGFNLIKRFDLLKISSIKKVRNPRGPVVLRLGAVPLVQPTQQVFPHGLPPAFTLVLTLLLKKNSTGEHWYLFQVTDRQGYPQLSLAVHGPEKSLEFQARAPGATFVSAVFAGKAVASLFDGRWHKVAVAVQSRAISVHLDCTSISSKPLGPRRALAPEGNAFLGLDAVRGTPVRFDIQQAQIYCDAELARQEGCCEISASGCLVEAPKTRRQAELMQSSNLIEISPQPEGRVYTRCFCLEEPLGAEPARTSGRTGLKGDHGEKCPPCSPQTASANVTLGPLGPKGGKGERGLPGTAGSKGEKGDRGADCVRTHPGGPVQCAEGPRGEKGQHGEVGLPGAAGADGQKGQKGEKGDGGLQGKPGRPGRDGRPGEICVVGPKGQKGDPGLVGPEGLAGEPGPPGKPGSPGIGFPGKPGDPGGPPGPKGEKGSSGAPGPGGSPGTPGPPGVLGPKGDKGEPCEVCPTVSEGMLGATGLPGKPGPRGAPGAPGKDGVSDRPGPMGPKGDRGDPGIHGIKGEKGDSCLSCDARVLAALLRGPAEGLEGEPAPLQPGLPGEAELPGLAGIKGEKGDGGQEGPTGRPGLPGDKGDPGVRGLKGEKGEPCGQCSPTPQALEGAATVLAVPGPPGERGQGGPPGKAGRPGDAGQKGQKGDAGSPGDPGTPGTAGLPGLSGEPGIRGPAGPKGEKGDACEPSPAPRGDFSDVASVPGKPGAKGDQGPPGIGQPGRPGKPGLPGVQGPAGLKGLQGEPGPRGIGQPGPQGEPGSTGPPGTPGPPGPQGPPGMAAEKGAKGSPGPKGAVGPPGPPGTSVTGPPGPEGQRGLPGVPGSGGQPGEKGAQGEKGDPGECACLPGSRQDPSYAGMPGPPGAPGPPGPPGAPGRQGMPGHNGLPGLPGPAGDLGPLAVMAERNIKVLKTLCGDCVQLQAAFEAPSGIKGEKEDGGMPGAPGSEGCARCFAQFPRAEEARGDSPDLDCAGDPGLPGAPGIPGERGEQGSPGLRGPPGPPGPIGPPGFPGTPGTPGLPGLQGERGPAGLAGAKGEPGPPGQPGYPGATGPPGLPGIKGERGYVGPPGEKGELGPPGLDGLPGPTGPAGPRGERGLPGSAGEKGDQGFQGQPGFPGPPGPPGFPGKVGPAGPPGPTAEKGSEGMRGPTGMPGPPGPPGPPGIQGPPGLEGLDGKDGKPGLRGDPGPPGPPGMMGPPGFKGKTGHPGLPGPKGDCGKPGPPGSTGRPGAEGDPGPMGPQGRQGPPGLIGPPGTPGQPGPAGLAGVGLKGERGSVGERGLPGMPGEPGPPGHPGPPGEQGPDGPIGKEGPPGKPGIAGPAGQKGEAGSPGERGYPGEKGRAGMPGGPGKSGSMGLVGPRGPAGERGPPGSPGPAGSPGLPGPPGMMGDVVNYDEIKRFIQQELSKMFDERMAYYTSRMHFPVEMVASPGRPGPPGKDGLPGRPGPPGSPGMPGQIGREGRQGVPGMRGEPGAKGEKGEKGVGVMGDSGPPGPPGPQGPPGYGKMGPPGPVGQQGIPGIPGPPGATGQPGKTGHCSPAECLGAVPLEQPLFQPKNVKGPFG; this is translated from the exons ATGCCGGGATGCTGGGGCTTGCGCCGTGTGCTTGGGCTGGGTGTAGAGCAGATGGGGGATCCAGCAGTGGATGGGGGCCACACTGACCCCCAAAACCTGCCCAAGCCGTGGCCGAACAG GCAGCCACGTTGGCCCCGAGCCGCTGCCGCAGGCACCATGAGGGGTCTCTGGGCCCTCGCGCTCGTGGGGCTCATCAGTGCCTGCGAGGGGAAGGAGCTGCCGCCGGCAGAAG GGGAGCCGTGCCCGCAGCTCTGGGACGAGGATCTGGTCGGGGACAAGTATAAGAACATAACGG GTTTTAACCTGATTAAAAGGTTCGACCTGCTGAAGATCTCCTCCATCAAGAAAGTCCGCAACCCGAGGGGGCCGGTGGTGCTGCGGCTGGGCGCCGTGCCGCTGGTCCAGCCCACGCA GCAGGTGTTTCCCCACGGGCTGCCTCCCGCTTTCACCCTCGTCCTCACCTTGCTGCTGAAGAAGAACAGCACCGGGGAGCACTGGTACCTCTTCCAGGTCACCGACCGGCAGGGCTACCCCCAG CTCTCCCTGGCCGTGCACGGCCCCGAGAAGAGCCTGGAGTTTCAGGCCAGGGCGCCGGGGGCCACGTTCGTCAGCGCCGTCTTCGCGGGGAAGGCTGTGGCGTCCCTCTTCGACGGGCGGTGGCACAAGGTGGCGGTGGCCGTGCAGAGCCGTGCCATCTCCGTCCACCTCGACTGCACCTCCATCTCCTCCAAGCCGCTGGGACCCCGACGGGCACTGGCCCCGGAGGGCAACGCCTTCCTGGGGCTGGATGCCGTGCGCGGCACCCCGGTCCGG TTTGACATCCAGCAAGCCCAGATCTACTGCGACGCCGAgctggccaggcaggaggggTGCTGTGAGATCTCGGCCAGCGGG TGCCTTGTGGAAGCGCCCAAGACCCGTCGGCAAGCAGAGCTGATGCAGAGCAGCAACCTCATCGAGATCTCGCCGCAGCCCGAGGGCCGGGTGTACACCCGCTGCTTCTGCCTGGAGGAGCCGCTGGGCGCG GAGCCGGCGAGGACCTCGGGGAGGACTGGCCTGAAGGGAGATCACGGGGAGAAG TGCCCGCCCTGCTCGCCGCAGACGGCTTCGGCGAAC GTCACGCTCGGTCCCCTGGGTCCAAAG GGCGGGAAGGGCGAGCGTGGGCTGCCCGGCACCGCTGGCAGCAAGGGGGAGAAAGGCGACCGT GGTGCTGACTGCGTGCGCACCCACCCCGGTGGCCCTGTGCAG tgtGCCGAGGGGCCGCGGGGCGAGAAGGGGCAGCACGGAGAGGTG gggctccccggggcagccggcgCTGACGGGCAGAAG GGTCAGAAGGGTGAGAAGGGCGACGGGGGACTGCAGGGCAAGCCGGGGCGCCCGGGGCGCGAT GGCCGGCCCGGAGAGATTTGCGTGGTGGGCCCCAAGGGCCAGAAG GGTGACCCTGGCCTCGTGGGACCCGAGGGGCTGGCCGGCGAGCCGGGGCCCCCGGGGAAGCCAGGCTCTCCGGGGATCGGCTTTCCAGGGAAGCCG GGCGACCCTGGTGGCCCCCCGGGTCCGAAGGGGGAAAAG GGCAGCTCGGGAGCTCCTGGACCCGGAGGATCGCCTGGGACGCCC ggaccccccggcGTCCTGGGGCCGAAAGGAGACAAG GGCGAGCCGTGCGAGGTCTGTCCCACTGTCTCCGAGGGGATGCTCGGTGCCACCGGGCTGCCCGGCAAGCCGGGACCCAGGGGAGCGCCCGGAGCACCCGGCAAGGACGGGGTCTCG gacagACCCGGCCCCATGGGACCCAAAGGGGACAGG GGAGATCCCGGCATCCACGGGATAAAAGGGGAGAAG GGGGACTCCTGCCTGTCCTGCGATGCCCGCGTCCTCGCCGCGCTGCTGCGGGGTCCCGCCGAGGGGCTCGAGGGTGAGCCGGCACcgctgcagccggggctgccg GGCGAAGCGGAGCTCCCCGGGCTGGCCGGCATCAAGGGCGAGAAG GGGGATGGCGGCCAGGAGGGACCCACGGGCAGACCG GGGCTCCCGGGAGACAAAGGCGATCCAGGAGTGCGGGGGCTCAAAGGAGAGAAG GGCGAGCCGTGCGGGCAGTGCTCTCCCACGCCACAGGCCCTCGAAGGGGCAGCCACGGTGCTGGCCGTGCCTGGACCGCCGGGGGAGAGGGGCCAGGGCGGCCCCCCGGGCAAAGCG GGCAGACCTGGTGACGCTGGCCAGAAGGGACAgaag GGGGAcgcaggcagccccggggacccaggcaccccggGCACGGCCGGTCTCCCGGGGCTGTCGGGTGAGCCCGGAATCAGGGGTCCGGCTGGCCCCAAAGGCGAGAAG GGAGACGCCTGCGAGCCCAGTCCCGCTCCGCGTGGGGACTTCTCGGATGTGGCCAGCGTCCCGGGAAAACCCGGGGCCAAAGGCGACCAGGGCCCCCCGGGCATCGGCCAGCCGGGCAGACCT GGGAAGCCGGGACTGCCGGGGGTTCAGGGTCCTGCCGGGCTGAAGGGGCTGCAG GGCGAGCCGGGACCGCGGGGGATCGGCCAGCCAGGACCGCAG GGAGAGCCCGGGAGCACCGGACCCCCCGGGACACCC ggcccccccggaccccagggacccccggggatGGCAGCAGAGAAAGGTGCCAAG GGATCTCCGGGGCCCAAAGGTGCTGTGGGACCCCCTGGGCCACCGGGAACCAGTGTCACAGGGCCACCG GGCCCTGAAGGGcagcgggggctccccggggtgcccgggTCCGGCGGGCAGCCG GGGGAGAAGGGTGCCCAGGGCGAGAAG GGAGACCCCGGGGAGTGCGCCTGTCTGCCCGGCTCCCGCCAGGACCCCAGCTACGCCGGGATGCCG GGTCCCCCCGGagctcccggcccccccggcccccccggtgccccaGGCCGCCAG GGGATGCCAGGACACAACGGTTTACCGGGACTGCCTGGACCGGCCGGAGACCTG GGGCCGCTGGCCGTCATGGCCGAGAGGAACATCAAGGTGCTGAAG ACCCTCTGCGGGGACTGCgtccagctgcaggcagccttcgAAGCACCCAGCGGCATCAAGGGGGAGAAGGAGGACGGGGGCATGCCGGGAGCCCCCGGCAGCGAGGGCTGCGCCCGC TGCTTTGCCCAGTTTCCGAGAGCGGAGGAGGCTCGG GGTGACAGCCCTGACCTGGACTGCGCGGGTGACCCTGGGCTGCCCGGTGCCCCGGGCATCCCCGGCGAGAGAGGCGAGCAG GGCTCACCAGGActgcggggacccccggggccacCCGGGCCCATC GGCCCCCCAGGCTTTCCTGGAACGCCTGGCACACCCGGACTGCCC GGTCTCCAGGGGGAACGCGGCCCCGCTGGGCTTGCCGGAGCCAAAGGGGAGCCG gGCCCTCCAGGGCAGCCCGGCTACCCCGGTGCGACGGGTCCCCCCGGCCTTCCC ggcATCAAAGGCGAGCGAGGCTACGTGGGTCCCCCCGGGGAGAAGGGGGAACTG ggacccccaggtTTGGACGGCCTCCCCGGTCCCACGGGACCAGCG gggCCGAGGGGCGAGCGCGGGCTCCCGGGCAGCGCTGGCGAGAAGGGCGACCAG GGTTTCCAGGGCCAGCCCGGCTTCCCGGGGCCACCG GGGCCCCCCGGCTTCCCGGGGAAGGTCGGTCCGGCCGGGCCACCGGGGCCCACAGCTGAGAAG GGCAGCGAGGGCATGCGTGGACCCACGGGGATGCCAGGGCCCCCCGGACCTCCCGGGCCCCCGGGCATCCAG GGCCCCCCTGGCTTAGAAGGACTGGATGGCAAGGATGGCAAGCCAGGGCTGCGG ggTGACCCCGGCCCCCCTGGGCCACCAGGGATGATGGGTCCTCCG ggCTTCAAGGGGAAGACGGGGCACCCAGGTCTCCCGGGACCAAAG GGTGACTGCGGCAAACCCGGCCCCCCGGGGAGCACGGGCCGGCCGGGAGCAGAG GGTGACCCCGGACCCATGGGACCCCAAGGccggcagggacccccagggctcATC ggcccccctgGCACCCCGGGGCAGCCGGGTCCCGCTGGCCTCGCCGGAGTG GGGCTGAAGGGTGAGCGGGGCTCTGTGGGGGAGCGAGGTCTGCCAGGGATGCCAGGAGAGCCGGGACCCCCAGGCCACCCGGGACCACCG GGGGAGCAGGGACCAGATGGACCCATCGGTAAAGAG GGCCCCCCTGGAAAACCTGGCATCGCCGGACCGGCTGGCCAGAAG GGCGAAGCTGGATCCCCCGGCGAGAGAGGCTACCCCGGGGAGAAGGGCAGAGCCGGCatgcccggggggccggggaagAGTGGCTCCATGGGCCTCGTGGGACCACGGGGGCCCGCAGGAGAGAGGGGCCCCCCCGGCTCGCCGGGAcctgcgggcagccccgggctgccgggacccccggggaTGATG GGAGACGTGGTGAATTACGACGAGATCAAGAGGTTCatccagcaggagctgagcaagaTGTTTGACG AGCGCATGGCATACTACACCTCCCGGATGCACTTCCCGGTGGAGATGGTGGCATCCCCAGGGAGACCCGGTCCCCCAGGGAAGGACGGGCTCCCCGGccggccgggaccccccggctccCCAGGGATGCCGGGGCAGATCGGCAGAGAGGGGCGGCAGGGCGTGCCAGGCATGCGGG GTGAGCCGGGCGCcaaaggagagaaaggggagaaaggtgtgggggtgatgggggacagcggccccccgggacccccag GTCCCCAAGGGCCACCAGGCTACGGGAAGATGGGCCCCCCGGGCCCCGTGGGACAGCAGGGCATCCCCGGCATCCCCGGCCCCCCGGGTGCCACGGGGCAGCCGGGCAAGACGGGGCACTGCAGCCCGGCGGAGTGCCTGGGGGCCGTGCCCCTGGAGCAGCCCCTCTTCCAGCCCAAAAACGTCAAGGGTCCCTTCGGCTGA